A section of the Paenibacillus odorifer genome encodes:
- a CDS encoding transglycosylase domain-containing protein translates to MSRWNARARILRVGYLLFDVSVISTVLALLIFFYVYQYGGIVLNRHEDRLQLPESSIITASDGTVIRMTPLPSSGYRLTAALEEMPALLIDTFLTVEDRRFYSHQGVDYKGISRAFLKNILDMSLSEGGSSITQQLARNLYLNRDKNMLRKLNETSIAFALEQRLTKREILQLYLNQIYMGRGQYGVKAAAKRYFGVSDLKKLEIWQIATLAGIPKGPSIYNPVDNSALSKTRRNLVLKMMFNQRLITYEQMQEALNKQYQPPAAVENGVAGVYYVDAALKEAAQITGKSVEELRTGGYTIVTGLNIKAQQALERTVLKEASFPPDGKDQQVEAAMAIMDHRTGEVVALIGGRDQNEGNLNRAIIDARQPGSSFKPIIDYGPALESGKFNSNSMLSDRKVAYGSYKPENLNGIYQGQVTMNTALKKSINAPAVWLLKQVGISSARQFAAKLGIVLTEEDNHLSIALGGLHNGVSPLKMAQAYSVFASGGKFNAAHMVRSITDSKGKVLYTHPSESRQVISPRTAEAMTAMLRNVVNEGTGKKAQMNRPVAGKTGTTQLDLAGVSKKANRDLWFVGYTSEWTAAVWMGFDRTNQDNYMTEGSGKAAALFSTVMSKALSDH, encoded by the coding sequence ATGAGCAGATGGAATGCACGCGCCCGGATATTGCGAGTAGGGTACCTATTATTTGATGTGAGTGTTATTAGTACGGTATTGGCGCTTTTGATTTTTTTTTATGTATACCAGTATGGGGGGATCGTACTTAACCGGCATGAGGATAGGCTGCAATTGCCAGAATCAAGCATCATCACAGCTTCAGATGGAACAGTTATACGAATGACTCCGCTACCGAGCTCGGGTTATAGGCTTACAGCAGCGCTTGAGGAGATGCCGGCTTTATTAATAGATACTTTTTTAACAGTAGAAGACCGCCGTTTTTATAGCCATCAAGGGGTCGATTATAAAGGGATATCACGCGCTTTCTTAAAAAATATCTTGGACATGAGTTTATCAGAAGGTGGCAGTAGTATTACTCAACAGCTTGCTCGCAATCTTTATTTGAACAGAGATAAGAACATGCTGCGCAAGTTAAATGAAACCTCTATTGCTTTTGCCTTGGAGCAGCGACTGACGAAACGTGAGATTTTGCAGCTGTACCTCAATCAGATTTATATGGGGCGGGGACAATATGGAGTAAAAGCAGCAGCGAAGCGTTACTTCGGCGTGTCTGATCTGAAAAAATTGGAGATCTGGCAAATAGCCACTCTGGCGGGAATCCCTAAAGGCCCCTCTATTTATAACCCAGTAGACAATAGTGCATTATCCAAAACGAGAAGAAATCTAGTGCTAAAGATGATGTTCAATCAGCGACTAATCACGTATGAGCAAATGCAGGAAGCTCTGAATAAACAATATCAGCCTCCAGCTGCGGTCGAAAATGGGGTTGCCGGAGTGTATTATGTGGATGCCGCCCTTAAGGAAGCGGCTCAGATCACAGGAAAATCCGTAGAGGAGCTTCGTACAGGCGGCTACACTATAGTTACAGGTTTGAACATCAAAGCACAGCAGGCACTTGAGCGGACCGTTCTCAAAGAGGCTTCATTTCCACCTGACGGAAAAGATCAGCAGGTAGAAGCAGCTATGGCCATAATGGATCATCGTACAGGAGAAGTAGTGGCGTTGATTGGTGGGCGAGATCAAAACGAGGGCAATTTGAACAGAGCTATTATTGATGCACGTCAGCCTGGTTCCAGTTTTAAGCCGATCATTGATTATGGACCTGCACTCGAGAGCGGGAAATTCAACTCGAATAGTATGCTGTCCGACCGTAAAGTTGCTTATGGCAGCTATAAGCCTGAGAACTTGAACGGTATATACCAAGGTCAGGTTACAATGAATACAGCTTTGAAAAAGTCCATCAATGCACCAGCTGTTTGGCTATTGAAGCAGGTTGGAATCTCTTCTGCGCGGCAATTTGCCGCCAAATTAGGAATTGTACTGACGGAGGAGGACAATCATTTATCTATAGCTTTGGGGGGGCTTCATAATGGGGTTTCTCCACTAAAAATGGCCCAGGCCTACAGTGTCTTTGCTAGTGGAGGCAAATTTAATGCGGCTCATATGGTGCGCTCCATAACGGATTCAAAAGGGAAGGTCTTGTATACTCATCCCTCTGAATCACGTCAGGTAATCTCGCCGCGTACCGCAGAAGCGATGACGGCTATGTTACGCAATGTTGTTAATGAAGGAACAGGGAAAAAAGCGCAGATGAACAGACCAGTAGCGGGAAAGACCGGTACGACCCAATTGGACTTGGCTGGCGTGAGCAAGAAAGCCAATCGGGATCTTTGGTTTGTAGGCTATACTTCGGAGTGGACAGCTGCGGTATGGATGGGTTTTGATCGTACGAATCAGGATAATTATATGACTGAAGGCAGCGGGAAGGCTGCCGCTCTATTTTCTACAGTAATGAGTAAAGCCTTAAGTGATCATTGA
- a CDS encoding HAMP domain-containing protein yields the protein MPKLRTVRISYLYIFMGCALLSAAFLFVVQRAVALLYSHYSGQSEAFFVRLIHWVINHLGQTPSAILLFILVFGGLYVLRSQKIADDLRSLVVGTSELADKGVAQNIKVLSGGEIGEIAANLNRMQRIEVPDRDASSKRIEDTPAVALLIRTRAILRTLREVEEDEAEVHTLLAAANDEVRSMERFLENLIIES from the coding sequence ATGCCAAAACTTCGGACGGTTCGTATCAGCTATTTATATATTTTTATGGGTTGCGCTCTTTTGAGTGCTGCCTTTCTTTTTGTTGTCCAGCGGGCTGTCGCTTTGCTGTATTCTCATTATTCGGGCCAATCAGAAGCCTTTTTTGTCCGGCTTATTCATTGGGTTATTAATCATTTGGGTCAAACCCCTAGTGCCATCCTTCTATTTATTCTAGTCTTCGGTGGGCTGTATGTTCTTCGTTCACAGAAAATAGCTGATGATTTGCGCTCGCTAGTGGTGGGAACCTCGGAGCTGGCAGACAAAGGAGTCGCTCAGAACATCAAGGTTCTTTCTGGAGGAGAAATAGGTGAAATTGCTGCTAACCTCAATCGAATGCAAAGAATAGAAGTTCCAGATAGGGATGCAAGCTCAAAGCGGATAGAGGACACACCAGCAGTAGCTTTATTAATAAGGACTAGGGCGATACTTCGCACCCTCCGTGAGGTTGAAGAGGATGAGGCGGAAGTACATACACTTCTTGCAGCAGCGAATGATGAAGTGCGCAGTATGGAGCGGTTCCTGGAGAACCTGATTATCGAATCATGA
- the pcrA gene encoding DNA helicase PcrA: MQLINIQDAVSRLNPPQRQAVETTEGPLLIMAGAGSGKTRVLTHRIAWLIANRKAPPWAILAITFTNKAAREMQERVSKLVGPEGRDIWVSTFHSMCVRILRKDIERIGFTSNFSILDSTDQLSVIRNCMKELNIDTKKFEPKAVQAIISASKNELITPAQYEQKVGDYFEGLVAKVYKMYQRRLRSNNSLDFDDLIMKTIELFKEVPEVLDFYQKKFKYIHVDEYQDTNRAQYMLCRMLADSHHRICVVGDSDQSIYRWRGADITNILNFEEDYPEAKTILLEQNYRSTANILNAANGVIALNSGRKPKKLWTDSEEGAKIKVYRADSEHDEGYFVTGEISKNVKQGQAYQNHAILYRTNAQSRVIEEILIKSDIPYQIVGGIKFYDRKEIKDLLAYLRLLSNPDDDISLTRIINVPKRGLGDTTVGKLAAAAGERGVSIFRVLQTVDDLGFAGRTRNMLVEFYDMIEALHRMVEFLSVTELTEKILEMSQYRLELQNENTLESRSRLENIDEFLSVTMEFEKNNEDKSLVSFLTDLALIADIDSVNDDEEDRSDAVVLMTMHSAKGLEFPTVFIVGMEEGVFPHSRAFQDNDELEEERRLAYVGITRAEKQLFLSCARMRTLFGRTTANQPSRFLEEIPEELKEDTVKTQDRFQRGGAEVGGAYGGRGFGSGGRGNFGGRGGAAGATPAGGGSTASAAASKSSVTVTSGGAQRATGAGAAAAGDYKAGDKVSHGKWGTGTVVSVKGSGNDTELQIAFPAPVGVKRLLAGFAPITKVE, translated from the coding sequence ATGCAACTTATTAACATACAAGACGCGGTCAGCCGATTGAATCCTCCACAAAGGCAGGCTGTCGAAACTACTGAAGGACCCCTTTTGATTATGGCTGGTGCGGGCAGTGGGAAGACGAGAGTGCTGACTCACAGAATTGCCTGGCTGATTGCTAATCGAAAGGCGCCGCCTTGGGCGATTTTGGCGATTACATTTACGAATAAAGCTGCGAGGGAAATGCAGGAACGTGTATCTAAGCTCGTTGGACCTGAGGGAAGAGATATTTGGGTATCCACCTTTCACTCCATGTGTGTTCGGATCTTGCGGAAGGATATTGAGCGCATTGGATTTACTTCCAACTTCTCGATTCTGGACTCTACAGACCAGTTATCAGTAATTCGTAATTGCATGAAGGAACTCAATATTGATACGAAAAAATTCGAACCGAAAGCTGTACAAGCCATAATTAGCGCATCTAAGAATGAACTGATTACTCCGGCGCAGTATGAGCAAAAAGTCGGTGATTATTTCGAAGGTTTAGTTGCTAAGGTTTATAAAATGTATCAAAGACGTTTGAGAAGCAATAACTCGCTTGATTTTGATGATTTGATTATGAAGACTATCGAATTATTTAAGGAAGTTCCCGAGGTTCTGGATTTTTACCAAAAGAAATTCAAATACATCCATGTGGATGAGTATCAGGATACGAACAGAGCACAATACATGTTGTGCCGCATGCTGGCAGACAGCCACCACCGCATTTGTGTGGTAGGGGATAGTGACCAGTCGATCTATCGCTGGCGTGGTGCGGATATTACGAATATTCTTAATTTTGAAGAGGATTATCCGGAAGCGAAGACGATTCTGCTAGAACAGAATTACCGTTCAACCGCTAATATCCTGAATGCAGCCAATGGGGTAATCGCGCTTAATAGTGGCCGTAAACCGAAAAAGCTGTGGACCGATTCCGAGGAAGGCGCCAAGATTAAGGTGTACCGGGCGGATTCCGAGCATGACGAAGGATATTTTGTAACCGGAGAAATCAGCAAAAATGTGAAACAAGGTCAAGCCTACCAGAATCACGCGATTTTGTATCGGACGAATGCTCAGTCACGGGTAATAGAGGAAATTCTGATCAAATCAGATATTCCATATCAAATCGTTGGCGGGATCAAGTTCTATGATCGTAAAGAAATCAAGGATCTGCTGGCGTATCTACGTTTATTGTCTAACCCTGATGATGATATCAGCCTGACGCGTATTATTAATGTTCCTAAGCGTGGATTAGGAGATACAACGGTTGGTAAGCTGGCAGCTGCGGCTGGTGAACGTGGTGTTTCTATTTTCCGCGTTCTGCAAACGGTCGATGATTTGGGCTTTGCTGGACGGACGCGGAATATGCTAGTAGAGTTCTACGATATGATTGAAGCTCTGCATCGTATGGTGGAGTTCTTGTCTGTAACCGAATTGACGGAAAAAATACTGGAGATGTCGCAGTACCGTTTGGAGCTGCAAAATGAAAATACACTCGAATCACGTTCGCGGCTAGAGAATATCGATGAGTTCTTATCGGTGACGATGGAGTTTGAAAAGAACAATGAAGACAAGTCGCTGGTCTCCTTCCTCACGGATCTTGCACTTATCGCAGATATCGATAGTGTGAACGATGATGAAGAGGATCGTAGTGATGCGGTTGTGTTAATGACGATGCACAGCGCCAAAGGTCTGGAGTTCCCGACGGTATTTATCGTCGGAATGGAAGAAGGCGTGTTCCCACACAGCCGTGCCTTTCAGGACAACGACGAGCTGGAAGAGGAACGCCGGCTTGCGTATGTAGGGATCACCCGCGCGGAGAAACAACTGTTTCTCTCTTGTGCGCGGATGCGCACGCTCTTTGGGCGGACGACGGCGAACCAACCGTCCCGCTTCTTGGAGGAGATTCCGGAGGAACTGAAGGAAGATACCGTTAAGACTCAAGACCGCTTCCAGCGCGGAGGCGCGGAGGTAGGCGGTGCTTACGGCGGACGCGGCTTCGGCAGCGGTGGCCGTGGGAACTTTGGCGGCCGAGGTGGCGCCGCCGGAGCTACGCCGGCAGGCGGCGGAAGCACGGCGTCAGCGGCGGCAAGCAAGAGCAGCGTGACCGTGACCTCCGGAGGCGCACAGCGTGCTACCGGAGCAGGGGCTGCAGCAGCTGGCGATTACAAAGCGGGTGACAAGGTCTCCCACGGCAAATGGGGCACCGGCACCGTTGTATCTGTTAAAGGCAGCGGGAATGACACGGAGCTGCAGATTGCTTTTCCGGCACCAGTGGGTGTCAAACGTCTGCTTGCGGGGTTTGCGCCGATTACCAAAGTGGAATAA
- a CDS encoding sensor histidine kinase has protein sequence MNSKYITTIRWKFMFAFLLSVLSGALLLMAGYQLVNFMIYLNPASESAPYSRILRWIINHIGSMPLMTAAGIISFLLFFFIYTRKVVLYLEEITKGIREITSSGMSHRIEVRTTDELGVLAENINEMAERLQHSIEEERKAVNAKNDLITGVSHDLRTPLTSVLGFLEYIEQDRCKEEAEIRYYVDIAYNKSLVLRKLIDDLFEYTRVNSGEYPLVMQRLDLKAFIRQLAEESVPELTKADMVYEIEDVADELWIEASPKELVRAYENLITNAIRYGRSGGKLEIGFSKKEKDAVVRISNFGERIAESDIPFIFERFYRAEKSRSQHTGGSGLGLAIAKSIIERHNGVIYVESTSLRTDFITRFPFFIES, from the coding sequence TTGAATTCTAAATATATAACGACGATTCGCTGGAAGTTTATGTTCGCTTTTTTGCTGAGTGTGCTTTCAGGCGCTTTGCTGCTTATGGCAGGGTACCAACTCGTCAACTTTATGATCTATCTAAATCCGGCTTCAGAGTCGGCGCCCTATTCACGCATACTGCGCTGGATTATTAATCATATTGGTTCTATGCCACTAATGACAGCAGCGGGTATTATCAGCTTTTTATTATTCTTTTTTATCTACACTCGTAAAGTTGTGCTGTATCTGGAAGAGATCACGAAAGGGATTCGAGAAATTACAAGCTCCGGGATGTCCCATAGAATTGAAGTCAGAACCACGGATGAGCTGGGTGTGCTGGCTGAGAATATTAATGAAATGGCTGAGCGTTTGCAGCACTCCATAGAGGAGGAACGTAAAGCTGTAAATGCAAAAAATGACTTGATCACAGGTGTTTCCCATGATTTACGCACCCCGCTTACCTCTGTCTTGGGTTTTCTGGAATACATCGAACAAGATCGATGTAAGGAAGAAGCGGAAATACGGTATTACGTGGATATAGCCTACAACAAATCCCTGGTGCTGCGTAAACTGATCGATGATCTTTTTGAATACACACGTGTAAATAGTGGAGAGTACCCTTTGGTTATGCAGAGATTGGATTTGAAGGCTTTCATACGGCAGCTGGCGGAGGAGTCGGTTCCTGAACTAACAAAGGCGGATATGGTCTATGAGATCGAGGACGTTGCTGATGAGTTATGGATAGAGGCTTCGCCTAAAGAATTAGTACGTGCTTATGAAAATCTGATTACTAACGCGATCCGTTACGGCAGAAGCGGCGGAAAATTGGAGATAGGTTTCAGTAAAAAGGAAAAGGATGCTGTGGTCCGTATTAGCAACTTTGGAGAGAGGATTGCGGAAAGTGATATCCCTTTTATTTTTGAACGATTCTATCGGGCAGAAAAGTCGCGTTCACAGCATACAGGTGGCTCAGGGCTTGGACTTGCGATTGCCAAAAGTATCATCGAACGCCACAATGGCGTTATTTATGTAGAAAGTACATCTCTTCGCACGGATTTTATTACCCGTTTCCCATTCTTCATAGAATCTTAA
- the ligA gene encoding NAD-dependent DNA ligase LigA gives MDAMHVMEELVAELNNYNYHYYTLDAPLVSDKEYDVLYDKLVALEAESGFVLPDSPTQRVGGELLKGFTPHRHLAPLWSLDKAQNIEQLRSWNTRVLRLVNEYNLKNPDNPLPDPCYAVELKFDGLTLNLTYRNGVLEQASTRGNGVVGEGILAQVKTIKSVPLTIPFKDGVIEVQGEGIMNLSVLADYNTRATEPLKNARNAAAGALRNLNPKTTADRRLNAFFYNVGFAEGAEFADHQEMMDFLRNNKFKVNPYLTYCNDFDDVTEQLAGIEESRSSLDYLIDGAVIKITDFRIREVLGYTDKFPRWAVAYKFEAEETTTVLESVSWNVGRTGKVTPLARVEAVELAGVTVQNCTLNNVGDIERKNLKFALGSRVFIRRSNDVIPEILGKVTEENDGGEIIFPEDCPACGYPLEMRGAHLFCNNKLNCRPQIISRITHFASRDAMDIETFSEKTAGQLYDELNVHDSADLYELNFEQLVQLNRFGEKKAQNLLQALEDSKGRDLASFLFALGIPNTGKATTKMLADHFRDLDAVMQAKAEELAELPDIGGIVAESIVSFFADPVVVANVSRLRALGVEAKAPEAPRPVNTDSFFSGKTVVLTGSLQKLTRDEAAERLEALGAKVSGSVSKKTDLVIAGEKAGSKLAKAQQLGIQVIEDEDELIRLLDM, from the coding sequence ATGGATGCTATGCATGTGATGGAAGAGCTTGTTGCGGAATTAAATAATTATAATTACCACTACTACACGCTGGATGCACCGCTAGTCAGCGATAAGGAATACGATGTTTTATACGACAAGCTTGTAGCACTGGAGGCTGAGAGTGGCTTCGTGCTACCAGATTCGCCTACACAACGTGTAGGTGGAGAGCTGCTTAAGGGCTTCACGCCGCATCGGCATCTGGCACCGCTTTGGAGTCTGGATAAAGCACAGAATATTGAACAGCTGCGCAGCTGGAATACCCGGGTGCTCCGGTTAGTGAATGAATACAATCTTAAGAATCCAGACAACCCTCTTCCTGATCCTTGTTATGCAGTAGAACTGAAGTTCGATGGCTTAACGCTGAATTTAACCTATCGTAATGGTGTTCTCGAACAGGCATCGACGCGTGGCAATGGTGTAGTTGGCGAAGGAATACTTGCACAGGTGAAGACCATCAAATCCGTTCCATTGACGATTCCCTTCAAGGATGGGGTCATTGAGGTTCAGGGTGAAGGGATTATGAATCTGTCTGTGCTGGCTGATTATAATACAAGGGCTACAGAGCCGCTGAAGAATGCGCGTAATGCAGCAGCAGGTGCACTGCGTAATCTTAATCCGAAGACTACTGCGGACCGCCGTTTGAACGCTTTTTTCTATAATGTAGGCTTTGCAGAAGGTGCGGAGTTCGCTGATCATCAGGAAATGATGGATTTTCTGCGGAATAACAAATTTAAAGTGAACCCATACCTGACCTACTGCAATGATTTTGATGATGTAACTGAGCAGCTTGCTGGAATCGAGGAGAGTCGTTCGAGTCTCGATTACCTCATTGATGGGGCTGTAATTAAGATCACGGATTTCAGAATCCGTGAGGTGCTTGGATACACTGACAAGTTCCCACGTTGGGCAGTAGCTTATAAATTTGAAGCCGAAGAAACGACGACCGTGCTGGAGTCTGTTAGCTGGAATGTAGGTCGTACAGGTAAAGTGACTCCGCTGGCTCGGGTTGAGGCTGTAGAGCTTGCTGGAGTTACCGTTCAGAACTGCACCCTGAATAATGTGGGTGATATTGAGCGCAAAAACTTGAAATTCGCCTTAGGTTCGCGGGTCTTTATTCGCCGTTCCAATGATGTTATCCCAGAAATTCTCGGCAAGGTAACAGAGGAGAATGACGGTGGAGAGATTATTTTCCCTGAGGATTGTCCAGCTTGTGGATATCCGTTAGAAATGCGCGGAGCACATCTTTTCTGTAACAATAAACTGAATTGTAGGCCGCAGATTATCAGTCGGATCACCCACTTTGCTTCGCGTGATGCGATGGATATTGAGACATTCAGTGAGAAGACGGCGGGTCAGCTCTATGATGAGCTTAATGTGCATGACTCTGCGGATCTGTATGAACTGAACTTTGAGCAGCTCGTACAGCTGAACCGTTTTGGTGAGAAAAAAGCACAGAATTTGCTGCAAGCTTTAGAAGATAGCAAAGGTAGAGATCTTGCTTCATTTCTCTTTGCGTTAGGGATCCCTAACACAGGTAAAGCAACGACGAAGATGTTGGCTGATCATTTCCGCGATCTGGATGCTGTGATGCAGGCCAAAGCCGAGGAGCTCGCTGAGTTACCAGACATTGGTGGGATTGTCGCCGAGAGCATTGTCAGCTTCTTCGCAGATCCAGTTGTAGTAGCTAATGTTTCCCGCTTGCGGGCGTTGGGTGTGGAAGCGAAGGCTCCTGAGGCACCACGTCCTGTTAATACCGATTCCTTCTTTAGTGGCAAAACGGTCGTATTGACCGGTTCCTTGCAAAAGCTTACCCGAGATGAAGCAGCTGAACGTCTGGAAGCACTTGGAGCAAAGGTGTCTGGAAGTGTGTCCAAGAAGACGGATTTAGTTATCGCTGGTGAAAAAGCTGGCAGTAAGCTGGCTAAAGCTCAGCAGTTAGGCATTCAGGTCATTGAGGATGAAGATGAGCTAATTCGCTTGTTGGATATGTAA
- a CDS encoding response regulator transcription factor, whose protein sequence is MKRETILLVDDEKEIVELLTIYLCNEGYRLLKAYDGMEALECLQKEEVELIILDVMMPKMDGLAACMKIREERKMPIIILSAKNTDMDKISGLSLGADDYVGKPFNPLEIVARVKSQLRRYHGFNKDSNTLGNDSRLSFEDLTIDTSKHEVYVDQQKIKLTPREFSILELLARHQGQVLSLEQIYNKVWNEPFLDGGNTVMVHIRNLRDKIEIDSKRPRYIQTVWGVGYKLDGPS, encoded by the coding sequence GTGAAGAGAGAAACGATATTGTTAGTAGATGATGAGAAGGAAATTGTAGAACTGTTAACGATTTATCTCTGTAATGAAGGCTATAGACTGCTAAAGGCTTATGATGGAATGGAAGCGCTGGAATGTCTGCAGAAAGAGGAAGTTGAACTAATTATTCTTGATGTCATGATGCCTAAAATGGACGGGCTAGCTGCATGTATGAAGATCCGTGAAGAGCGGAAAATGCCAATTATCATACTATCAGCCAAAAATACAGATATGGACAAAATCTCCGGCCTGAGCCTGGGGGCAGATGACTACGTGGGCAAGCCGTTTAATCCCTTGGAGATTGTGGCACGAGTAAAATCACAGCTGCGCCGTTATCACGGATTTAATAAGGATAGTAATACGTTGGGAAACGACAGCAGACTAAGCTTTGAGGATCTGACTATAGATACGTCTAAGCATGAGGTGTATGTAGACCAGCAGAAGATTAAACTGACTCCGCGGGAATTCTCTATTCTAGAGCTTTTGGCGAGACACCAAGGTCAAGTGCTTAGCTTGGAGCAAATTTACAATAAGGTATGGAATGAACCTTTTCTAGATGGCGGTAACACAGTGATGGTACATATTCGTAATCTCCGAGACAAAATCGAAATCGATTCGAAACGCCCACGTTACATACAAACCGTCTGGGGAGTTGGCTATAAATTGGACGGACCTTCCTGA
- a CDS encoding heptaprenylglyceryl phosphate synthase, producing the protein MKSVQQMIKPWRHVFKLDPDRMISDEDLEAVCLSGTDAILIGGSTGVTYENTVDLLSRVRRFELPCALEVSELEAAVPGFDLYMIPMVLNTPDPAWIVGHHRRAIERYGFMIPWDQLLTEGYVVLNSDSSVARITGAETTINAEEAAAYAQVADKLMSLPIVYLEYSGRFGDMETVRIVREMVEQAQLFYGGGITCEAEAEQAAALCDTVVVGNIIYRDVEQAIRTVFAVKKTVQEQFD; encoded by the coding sequence ATGAAATCAGTACAGCAAATGATCAAACCTTGGCGGCATGTGTTTAAGTTGGACCCGGATCGTATGATTTCTGATGAGGATTTGGAGGCCGTTTGCTTGTCCGGCACGGATGCCATATTGATAGGAGGCTCTACAGGAGTAACCTATGAGAATACAGTAGATCTCTTATCAAGAGTAAGACGTTTTGAGCTGCCCTGTGCACTCGAGGTATCCGAACTTGAAGCTGCTGTACCCGGATTTGATCTTTATATGATTCCTATGGTGCTAAATACACCTGATCCAGCTTGGATTGTAGGCCATCATCGTCGAGCTATAGAGCGTTATGGATTTATGATCCCATGGGATCAGCTGCTAACGGAAGGTTACGTCGTTTTGAACAGTGATTCTTCAGTTGCGCGGATTACAGGGGCCGAGACAACCATTAATGCTGAAGAGGCGGCTGCGTATGCCCAGGTTGCGGACAAGCTGATGTCCCTGCCAATAGTCTATCTTGAATATAGCGGTAGATTTGGGGATATGGAGACAGTACGTATAGTGCGTGAGATGGTGGAGCAAGCCCAACTATTTTATGGAGGCGGCATTACTTGTGAGGCAGAGGCCGAGCAGGCAGCAGCTCTATGTGATACAGTAGTTGTCGGCAATATTATTTATCGGGATGTAGAGCAGGCAATTCGTACGGTATTTGCTGTTAAAAAGACGGTGCAAGAGCAGTTCGACTAG